The nucleotide window CAGACCGCCCAGAGGCACTCGCCTGTCGTCACGTCGATAAAGGCGGCGGAGACATCGTCGTCTTTACCGCTGATGCAGGCGATATAGTTGTTTTTTTTGGAGGCTATCGCATGCTCCAGCGTAATCGTCCCCGGTGTGACAATTCTGATGATTTCACGCTTAACAATGCCTTTGGCGGCTTTCGGATCCTCCATTTGCTCGCAAATGGCGACTTTATACCCCTTATGGACGAGACGCTCGATATAGGTATCGGCAGAATGGAAAGGCACGCCGCACATGGGCACCTTTTCCTTATTGCCGCCGGCCCGGCCCGTCAGCGTCAGATCCAACTCCCGGGAAGCCGTCAGCGCATCATCGAAAAACATTTCGTAAAAATCGCCGAGACGGAAGAAAAGCAGTTTATCACGGCACCGCTCCTTCACTTCCAGGTACTGCTTCATCATCGGTGTCAATTTCGTTGAATCAGCCAAAATTACCTCCTATTTTACAAGATGCCCTTTCAAGACCCACGTTTGTCCTTTATCAATGCAGACCGGTACCGTATCGCCTACGGCGACGGAGCCGTCTTCTTCCCAGATAACCATCTTATTGCTCGATGTGCGGCCGAACCAGTGTTTGGCATCGTTTTTCGTCGGCCCTTCGACAATGACGTCATAAATACGCGTTTCCATCGCCCGGTTATATTCGAGACTGAACACGTTTTGTACATCCATGAGCCGTTGTAAGCGGCGATTCTTTTCTTCCTGCGAAATCTGACCGCCCATCTTTGCCGCCGGAGTTCCCGTACGCGGCGAATAAATAAAGGTATACGCCATGTCATAGCGAATTTGCTTCAACAGGTCCAACGTCTCCGAAAACATCGCTTCCGTTTCGCCAGGAAAACCGACGATCAGATCTGTCGTCAGCGCCAGATTGGGAATTTTTTTGCGGGCATACGCCACAAGCTCTCCGTAATGCGCTACCGTATAACCGCGATTCATCTTTTTCAGCAACTCGTCGGAACCGCTCTGAATCGGCAAATGCATGTGGGAAACGACTTTTTTTGACGCTGCCAGCGCATCAATCATGGCAAAGGTCATATCCTTCGGATGACTCGTCATGTAACGAATACGCTCAATGCCGTCAATACCGTCAAGAGCCCTGATTAAAGACGAAAAACCGGTTCCGTCTTGCAGATCGAGACCGTAGGAATTGACGTTCTGCCCCAGCAGCGTAATTTCCTTATAGCCTTCGGCGGCCAACGCCCTGACTTCTTTAAGAATATCGGCCAGCGGACGGCTCACTTCACGGCCGCGGACATAAGGAACGATACAATACGTGCAAAATTTATTGCAACCATTCATAATCGGCACCCAGGCAAAAAATCGCTGAAACCGTCTGGCCGGCAATTCATGAAAAGCCGGCACCGCCATATCGGCGGCCAGATACTGTTTAGCCGTTTTTTGTCTGGCTTTGATCAGTTCGACAAGTTTATGAATATTATGAGTACCGATGACCAGGTCAAGGTGCGGCGCCCGTTCAAATAACCGGTCCCGCCACTCCTGAGCCATACAGCCCGTTACGGCCAGGATCAGATTTTTATTGCGCTCCTTTAAATGCTTCAATTCACCGATCTTGCCGAGCACCTTTCCTTCCGCCGTTTCACGAACGCAGCAGGTGTTGATCAGAATAACGTCGGCCATGTCGATCTCATCCGTCATGCGGTAACCGAGTTCTTCCAACTGTCCGGCATAATGTTCGCTGTCTGCTTGATTCATCTGGCAGCCATAGGTCATGATAAAATAAAATGCATTGTTCTGAAAATCCATAGATAACGTCTCCGTCTAATATCGTAAACATAAAAAGCAGGTTGACACTTAATGATACCATAGGCGTCAGGTAAAGTAAAATTTAAAACAGGCCCAACACAGCGCTGAGCCTGCATCCGTACCGATACGCCGCTGCCGCCTTACCGGCGCCGCGCGTTCTCAGTCATCATCGCGCATGAACCCGTTTGTCTTACGCATATCGAAAAGGGAAGCGATAAAGCTTTCAATGTAAGGCAGAAAGGTACGGTTCCGTACCATTTCCAAAGCCTCCGCCCGCGTTACCCAACGGGCGGCGTCAACTTCGGATGCCTGCAGCCGAAGCGCATTGATATCAAGATCTTTGTGAACAATATAAATATCGTCAAAACCGGGCACAAAGCGCAGACGCATAAGTGGCGGCTGGCCTTGCAGGTCGAGACGGATCCCCATTTCTTCCCAAGCCTCCCGTTCGGCAGCGGCCTGGCTCGTTTCACCGCTATGTACATGACCGGCAACGGTGACATCCCAACGACCGTTAAGGGGATCCCGTTTATTGCTTTTATTTCGCTGCTGTATCAGCAGGCGTCCGTGACTGTCAAAAAGGCAGACATGGACAATAAGAAAATATTCTCCGTCACGCAGATTTCGTTCCTCTTTCCTGGCTATCGTCCTGCCTGTGACCTGCCCCGTATAATCGTATATATCCAGCTGTTCCATGCTAACGCTTCCTCTCCGCTGTTGTTCGGTTATCGAAAACAATCTGTTTTCCGTCCTTATTTTAGCAAAAATCGGCTGCTCGTAAAAGTCGCTTCCCCGCATCAGCGGCACAGGCAGCAAGTACTTCCCATCCCTCTTCCTGGCGGTTGCAACGAAAAACGGCTGCGCCGTGAAAAACAGGCCTGCCGTCGCCACTTTCCGCTGTTGTCGTGCTTGGTGCCGTAAAAATGAAACGACCACCGGTTGATTAGTCCGGTGGTCGTTTCATTTTTAAAAGGAGATCTGACAATGCTATTATCAGGCGGTTTTTTCTGCATGTGTTGTCCCTCACCCATGCTTTACCCACATCTATACTATACCACTTTATCATTTTCATGAAAATATGTATTTTACAAGAATTAAAACGATATACCCATGGACGGGAACAGCATTTTTAACTGCCTCTTTATATTTTTTACTTAATCGTTGTACAAATCCGAAAACAGAAAATTTTTACAGTCTTTATTCTTAAAAGTTATTGTTCAAATGCATAAAAATTATTGATTTTCTACAAAAGTTGCTACTTTCTCAACGATCCCCGTATCACCGGCAGGGGGATTCAACGGTCTGCAACGATCAACGCTCCCTCCACCGCTTA belongs to Megasphaera vaginalis (ex Bordigoni et al. 2020) and includes:
- the miaB gene encoding tRNA (N6-isopentenyl adenosine(37)-C2)-methylthiotransferase MiaB, with the translated sequence MDFQNNAFYFIMTYGCQMNQADSEHYAGQLEELGYRMTDEIDMADVILINTCCVRETAEGKVLGKIGELKHLKERNKNLILAVTGCMAQEWRDRLFERAPHLDLVIGTHNIHKLVELIKARQKTAKQYLAADMAVPAFHELPARRFQRFFAWVPIMNGCNKFCTYCIVPYVRGREVSRPLADILKEVRALAAEGYKEITLLGQNVNSYGLDLQDGTGFSSLIRALDGIDGIERIRYMTSHPKDMTFAMIDALAASKKVVSHMHLPIQSGSDELLKKMNRGYTVAHYGELVAYARKKIPNLALTTDLIVGFPGETEAMFSETLDLLKQIRYDMAYTFIYSPRTGTPAAKMGGQISQEEKNRRLQRLMDVQNVFSLEYNRAMETRIYDVIVEGPTKNDAKHWFGRTSSNKMVIWEEDGSVAVGDTVPVCIDKGQTWVLKGHLVK
- a CDS encoding NUDIX hydrolase, with translation MEQLDIYDYTGQVTGRTIARKEERNLRDGEYFLIVHVCLFDSHGRLLIQQRNKSNKRDPLNGRWDVTVAGHVHSGETSQAAAEREAWEEMGIRLDLQGQPPLMRLRFVPGFDDIYIVHKDLDINALRLQASEVDAARWVTRAEALEMVRNRTFLPYIESFIASLFDMRKTNGFMRDDD